One Pseudomonadota bacterium genomic window, ATCGCGCCGGGCTTCGCGTCCTTCGTCGGGCTGCATCCGCTCCCCGTGCGCCACGGTTTGACCCTCGGGGAGCTGGCCCGGCTGACGCGCGCCGAGCTGCAGCTCGACGTCGAGCTCGAGGTGCTGCCGCTCGACGGCTGGCGCCGTACGCAGCGCTTTGCCGCCACCGGCCTGCCCTGGGTCCTGCCCTCGCCCAACATGCCGACGCCGGAGACGGCGCTGGTCTACCCGGGGGCCTGCCTGCTCGAGGGCACCAACGTCAGCGAGGGGCGGGGGACGACGCGACCCTTCGAGCTCGTCGGCGCGCCGTGGATCGACGGCTACCGCCTGGCCGCGGACCTGACGCGGCTGGCGCTGCCCGGAGCGCTATGGCGCCCGCTCGGCTTCGTGCCGAGCTTCCACAAGCATGCCCAGCAGCTCTGCGGCGGCGTGCAACTGCACGTCAGCGACCCCGAGAGCTTCGCCGCGCTGCGTACAGGCGTGGCCTTGCTGCTGGCCCTCTGGCAGCAGCGACCGGGCGCCTGCGCTTGGCGCACCGAGCCCTATGAGTTCGTCGACGACCGGCCAGCGATCGATCTGCTGGCCGGCGGCGAGTGGCTGCGCCGCGGCGTCAGCGCGGGGGCGACGCTCGATCAACTGACGGCTGACTGGGCCGAGGCCGAGCGGGACTTCCTGCGGCGGCGGCAGCCCTATCTGCTCTACGACTGATGGCGCTGCTGCGAGGTTCCGCGCCGATGAGCCGCATTGCGATATTGGGTGGGAGCTTCAACCCGCCGCATCTCGGTCACCAGCTGATCTGCACCTGGGCGTTGAGCACGGGCCAGGCCGAGGCTATTTGGTTGCTGCCGGTCTGGCAGCATGCCTTCGACAAGCCCCTGGCTCCCTTCGAGCATCGGCTGGCGATGT contains:
- a CDS encoding DUF1343 domain-containing protein, which gives rise to MSARVVVQTGLDRLVGARSSLVRGRRVGLLCHPAAVDQRLRHCSDCLLEAGARLVALFAPEHGIDGAAQDMVGVGSTQHPRLAVPVYSVYGNTLATLAPRPEWLRDLDLLVVDLQDIGSRYYTFAWTMVLAMRACAATRTPLLVLDRPNPLGGAVVEGPSIAPGFASFVGLHPLPVRHGLTLGELARLTRAELQLDVELEVLPLDGWRRTQRFAATGLPWVLPSPNMPTPETALVYPGACLLEGTNVSEGRGTTRPFELVGAPWIDGYRLAADLTRLALPGALWRPLGFVPSFHKHAQQLCGGVQLHVSDPESFAALRTGVALLLALWQQRPGACAWRTEPYEFVDDRPAIDLLAGGEWLRRGVSAGATLDQLTADWAEAERDFLRRRQPYLLYD